The Gossypium arboreum isolate Shixiya-1 chromosome 6, ASM2569848v2, whole genome shotgun sequence DNA window tgtatcgactatagacagttgaataaagtgactataaagaacaaataccctctaccacggattgatgacttatttgatcagttgaaaggggctatagtattttcaaagattgatctgagatcggattactatcagttgcaagttaaagagtcGAATGTACCGAAAACCACTTTCAGAACATGGTATGGCCATTAtcaattccttgttatgcctttcggtttaactaatgctcttaccgtttttatggacttgataaaTCATATATTCAAACCGTATTTAGACGGttttttgttgtattcattgacgatattctgatctattcatgagatgaaactgagcatactgagcacttgagaattgtgttacaaactctatgTGAAAAGCAGTTATTTGAAaatttcagtaaatgtgaattctggctcaAGGAGgatggatttttgggacatattgtttcagccgACGATATCAGAGtttatccgagcaaaatttcttctattgttgattggaaacttcTGAGAAACGTATCTGAAGTATGTAGTTTTCTGGGCTTAGTGAGCTATTACTagagatttgtaaaaggattttcaatgattgcgatGTCAATCACTCGATTActacaaaaagatgtaaaatttgaatggtcgaaaaagtgtcaacagagttttgaacagttgaaagcgttGTTAACAGAAGCActagttttggttcaacctgaatcgAGTACAAAGTtcatgatttatagtgatgcttcgttaaaCGGATTGgggtgtgttttgatgcaagatggaaaagttattgcttatgcttcTCAACAGTTGAAATggcatgaaaaaaattatccgacgcatgatttagagttggctgcgattgtttttgcattgaagatttggcgacactatttttacggtgaaaaatgtcatatttatatggatcataaaagcttaaaatatctgatgtcatagaaggatttgaatttgcgacaacaaagatggctcgagttattgaaagattatgattttgtGACTGATTATCACCagggaaaagctaatgtagttgttgatgccttgagccgaaaatcattgtttgcgttACGAGCTTAGAATTCCCAGTTGATGATATGTGATGACGGGTCTATTTTAGATGAATTGaaagctaaaccggtatttctgcaataaatttttgaagctcagaaaaatgttcatgaattacaagctaaacgaattcaatatgagtttaattttgattcagaatttcatattggaactaatgattgtttaatgttctgaAACAAAacttgtgtaccgaaaaatacagagcttattcagaaaattttgcatgaagcacacatgtgatatcccgaattacggcctaatcgaaatagtggtttcgagaccacaaatctgagatagaaataattattttataattattttgaggtctatgatatgattgcatgattgtgtgaaagtttcataaagaaattctatgcataaagtgcttaatttgaaatttgggactaaattgaataagttgcaaaacctgcattctagaagtttctagtatgaaattgttttggaatattaattaaggggtcttaaatagcaattttaccaatttctaagttttagtacaaaaattggacatggatgaaatttttgaaagtttagtaaggaagggcattttggtcatttggattttaatgaattaaaatggaaaaaataaagcaaaaatccattcatcttcttcatgttgctgccaaattttacttgctaccatagctagggtttcttcaacttctaagctcaatagtaagtcaatcctagccccgtttttaatgttctttatatttttgaaattctcgtagctcggtttacctatttctaccaatattttgagctagggtttatatttaaaaatttacccatgaatgatatgcatgaattttgatgttttatggtggaatatgaagcttgagattgtgttaaacaacttttgctaagtgattttacgtaaaaacgactaaaatgacgtaatcggtaaaaatatctaatgttcataaatacatgatagagtgtgaatttgatgttgctatagaagggaaaaatgatcagcatgtcataaaacataagaaaataggaagaaatttaatttttgagctagggaaaaaatcgtaattttgtgaaactttaggggtaaaattgtaatttttaccatAGGATTTTTTTGGAGTAATTTGAGTAATGTGAGACATTAATAagtcaaatgtgttattatagatcaagaaagacgtcgaccttgatcgaggaaaagaaaagatttcgagCTAAATTGCAATCTTTATACATTTTGTACCGAAGTAAGTTCATgagtaaataaggtaacataattgttgttttaagaaatttaatattgtttatatgatatgatgcttattattatcatgaaatgttatgttttgtggttattgttgaataatgtgtaattatgtgaattacttgatgagtatgaactatcaccgaagtatcgatttcgacatttcgtggaagatggcaaaggaATATGATCGAGGAAAATCTcatttgaacattaggaatagattaggatataagtgacatgtcactaggaaattgaGATCCGAACTAGTTGAGTTGCGTTCCGAGCTTGTGAGAATTAtgaggcatctgaactcgttgagttgtgttccgagttcacttatggatgcaagcatccgaactcattgagttgtgttccgagttcattatggatgtgaacacccgagctcgttgagttgcgtTCCAAGTTCATTATGGGTGAAATTATGATAGTTTGAtttcatgtatccgaattatattccgatgtgttcaacgagtaaagttctagtgaaatggaagaattctCGAGATGAAAGTGACTAGTTGGTAAGTGTCGTGGAACGGATACTttgtataggtatgtacttaaccttcgggttgagacttcaatataacaataatatggtatgaatgatttggtgatattatgcaaatgcggatttcgtattattgcatggttatgttacttgctatttacatgtgaacttactaagcaattatgcttactccctcctctctattctttttagttttgtcaagctggctaggagatcgggaacggtcagaggcacgctcacactatcaacaaactatttcggtataatgacttgtatattttgggaatatggcatgtatagcattataatcatgttgtgtatataatcttatgatatggctcatggatggcatggaaatgtttgagagtgattagctattggagtggctaatcaagattatatttgataacacgtgtgctttatgtgctaactaatctatggaaatccataaaatggtgaaattggctataaaatagaatcacacagcagcagtgacgtgagtttgaaaaatcactaaaaatagtagagatagaattagatgatgaataaaatatggaattaaagcttaatgaatctattttcatgtggaagaaacaaaatagctaaaatagttgtattttatgagatatttacgttttggtgaaatagggtcagagcgatttctggatcccctgttcttactttataaattcaccataaattgtgtaaaaataattaggacttaCACTTTATATGtgtggattccttattgagtacgtttttaagagaaacaaacggaatggtcattggatctctgtataggaataaatttgattcgtaatgcacaggggtcagagtagctgaaccctaaaacaggggagatttaactaataaactgtactaattggcccgactaaaaattctagaaaaaaaattagttagtagatatatgagtctagttttaggaaaaatttacagaatttgattttgagttttgtaactcgatatatgatttttttagctaCTGTGACGTAGACggacagtttactacgagaattgtttgaacttgtttgaatgctaaaataagtttagtaatgtctcatgctcgactccggagatggtctcgggtaagggggcatTACACTATCAATAATCAAAATTGTAGACAAGCCACCAAAATCACAGATAAACTTCCAATAATCaaaatcgtggacaagccaccaaaATTGTAGATAAACTACCAATAACTTCCACCTTTCACATATCCCACCCTATGCATGTGATATGACCAAAATCACTTAAAATCACAGAAGCATGTTTAACATGCAAATCACATATGTACACATGGTACCAAAATTTCACTTTTTATAAATCATGCAAAAATCACATATGTCATAAGATCACATAACATGAGAATGAGATTTTCGTGATTTTCATTTCATTAATAATCAACAAATCACACATCATACATATCACCAAAATCAGTGGTCTCCAATCGCTTACTTGACATAGTCCATAACAATTGGTTTTATCTCTCTTAATGGATACATAGAGTATCCTCATCaaacataatttaaataataattttaacaatataaaacataggtttatttttgtttaattttaaaactCACACATGATTGTAGATCCGATGTGCAACAACTCTTTAAAAACGCCCACACGTGGATCTAATGATTAGATTACCTAATCAATCAAAAAATGGTGATCTTATGTTAATGACAACTGTTATTAAGGTTGATATGATAGTTAGTATCAATTTCCAATAACACTTACCCTTAGAAATAATCACTTCGACTAGTGATTTTGATTCCTACATTAATGGTCTCTCGAGTTGGCGTCGATCGACCCTTCAATAAACATGACATATGAGATGTTAAGACTTGAGAAATAATTGACTAAGGCCCTCAAAAGCATTCGGCCAAGAGAAGAAAATAGAGAGGAGAAAAATATTTCTACACAACCCTTACACTTACACGATCATGATTAGAATAGAGGATCAATAAATCGTCTTGAACATGAATCAGAAAGGAAAGGAGGATCTAAATAAGATaactatttttgaaaataagTCCATGAAAAAGTTTAGAATtaagaattaatttaaaataaataatgcatTTTTTTATTACTCAAAAGAATAACAAAGGTTGAAAATTGAACAGGAAAGAGGGAAGAATCCCAACCGTTGGCAATGGAGCTATGGTAGCGGCGATGGCGACAACGACGGTGGTGATCCGACTACAGAAGTAGCGGttcggcagaggagaagaaaagattATAAGTCTGGTCACTCACTTAAAAGAGAAGAAAGGAGAAGAgagaaaattaagaaaaaaatagaGGAGTTGCACGGTGGTTGCTGCAACAGTAAAGGGTGGCGCTAAGGGCGGTAGCGGAACAAAAAGAATAAGAGAAAAAGAGGAATCGTGATGAAGTGGTGGTGTTTAGGTCGAATAGTGGTAGCTAACGGTGGAGGAAGGGTGGCCAAAAACAAAATAATGGTGGTTCAAGGTGGTGCAAAAGGGGAAGAGAAGACAAAAGTGGGGAGCAAAGGAGGGGAATgacaatgaaaaagaaaagaatgaaaagatggaaTAAAAGAGTGTTCTTTATCTTGTCTAGGTTCAATGAACATCACACAAGGTAACGGTGAAGAGAATGGTATGTTGAGGGGATAGAGGAGCAAAAAAGGGATCATGGGAGTGAAAAGGGGGCTAAATGAGGGAAGATTGACTCACACACAAGGAAAGAATCTTTTCTCATGCATGATAACTAGGTTGGATGACACTGAGTGTTCACACTAGCTAAAGTtatcaaaaaatttaaataaaagtttGGGGAGAAATTGAACAAATGACCCTTTGGAAATTATTTAAGCACTTACCCACTTGATCACATTACtcattatgatcattttaacagaaaatatttaaaaacatggGATGACATTTGCTAAGGGTTTAAAACAAATTTGCACCAAATAGAAATTAACGAGACGAAAGGGATTCGAACTCAGGTGATCAAGGATAGCTCCACCACTACTCAATCACTATAATTGATATTTATTTGTTATCAAATGTGCAAAGGTCATCTAAAAAAATTTGGACGTGACCATTCTCAGTTCATTAACCCAATTTCTACTAACCcggtttttgggatgtgacagtaAGATTAGATATTGGACGCACTTTCTTGCAATTGTGTAGAAAATGCATCCAGCTCTCTCCAAAATCGACTTATGACTATTTTGTCAATTATTTTTTTAGGTATATATGCCTCATTTAGCCATATAATTGTATAATTGCAATTTATACTATCAAGCATGACATTATAAATTACAGTCTAATTACACTCTATTGGTCAAACACATATAAAATTAGAATTTATTGTAATTACAAGAAGGTGTAATTATTAGAATGATAATTACACTTTTGTCTAATTACATTATAGTGTCCTTTATATCAAGttgatattttatgtttttattcatGTGACAAAAAAATAAACTATAAGTGTAACCGCTTATATTTGctttaattatattttcatcaccaaattttaaaaataaatttacatcACAAATGCTATCACTTTAGTATATTATAGTTGCTTAGTCGTTAAGGGTACGTTAATATCCTgatttcaaatgaaattttaggTCAAATAATAAAACTAGTCCTTATAATTTCAAAAGATGATGAAACGGTTGTGATAATATCTTAGATGGTTGGGGAAATATTGTATTGGTATTTTAGGTATAAATTATATGGATAGTATGAATTTGACTTTTCAATtccttatttttaatttatttatttttgtttaccATGTAGAGTAAATAGACCAAAAATATCCACAAATGCATCAATGGATTAATTACttcacttttaaaatttaccaaaacTAAAGTGCTTgcgattttatttttataaattagatATATAATGtttgatagaaattgaaatttGTTGTTATATTTTAGTTTTATTGATATTTGGTAAATTTGTCACTCTACGTCAATTCTATATTGAATTTTGTCAATTCACTTTTATATGATTGAATTATGAAACTAAAGTttgatttttattagattttattatccaattttaatctaaattaatttaataaatatattttacttaaataaataactaaaatattgctacttaaatatttaaatttattttttatgtattttaaaagtttcaGGTCTTCCTTTCATTAAATAACTTAATAttctatattaaaataaaatatttaaaataatatttttcctaTTAATTTCTTTTTACAATAATAAAGATGGATGATAGGAGTAACAAAAGCTTTAACAACTACTCCATTCAAGTCAAGACcccattaattttttttcaaatcattaaaGTCAATatcaaatggtaaaattttatttaaaaattaaagttggtgataaaattaattaatattgaaAGTTTAGTGACTAATTTTAATCCAATAAAATTGAGTGATAAATTTATCCACATGCTTAATGTAGAACTTTAACATCAATTAAAATAGAATATAGTGACAAATTTTAATATCCATTTATAATATGGTGACAAATTTACACTATGACCCTTATATATATTATCGGTGTAAGGTaggattcaaattttaaaattttgtataccTAAATTAGATTCAACTTAATTTACTTTAATCTAATCATAAAAATCAACTCAAAACTACCCAACTCTAACCCAAAAGTACTCAAAATCTCAAACCATAAAATGATTTGAACCAGAATGATCCAAACAAGTAATCCAAAATTACCTTATTTGACAAATCCAACCGATAAATTTGAATGACTAGCTAAAACTCAAAATAATCCTAACTCTAAAAGATTCGAAAATTTAGAACTCAAATTATTCAACACaaattaatatggtaaaaatCAACCCAATTTATCACAATTAAGAGCTTGAACACTCTCTTCATGAataattatttcttaaaattaGAAAATTATATTTAACCCGTAACACAAAAAACTTGTGAACTTACGCCTTGTACATGGTTAACAAGGAAAACATAAAGAATTAAGATTATGCCTTAGCACCTCTCTTACCAACATTCGAAAACGAAACCGATTAGTTAAAAAACAGTTGGTATAATTCTAATCCAAACCCTAAAACTAAACTTAATTCAAAATCCAATTAATTCAAAATCCAATCCAAAGTGATTTAACCATAAAAAGTCAACTAACCTGAATTGTTATGAACCCAAAATAACACCAACCCAAAACAACCAAATGCCTTAAATAATCCGTTCCAAGTAATGACCTGACCAAGAAAGCAAAGCCTCAAGCCCGAACCCCAAAAGTGATCCGAACTGAAATAACCCAAATTGACTGATCCAACCCTGACACAAAACCTGCCTGACCCACACAATTGGCATGTTTACTATCAAGCAATCAAGCATCCATATGCTAAGGTTAATGAGACACTGTCAAGGACCATCACATAATCAAACCAAGCAGCCAAACATTGTACGATTATACAAGCTCAAGCTTCCTCCATAATTTGTATTTTTGCTTATATTACAACATTCTATTTATGGAAACCCTGGAGAAAGCTGCAATGGTTCTAAAAAGTGAGGGAAACAACAGCACAATTATCAAATGAGGTCTTCTGCACTTCGTACATGTTTTTTCCCTAATTAAATTCTCTTTTACTGAAAAAGGTTTAATGTGCCAACTTTTTAAGGTGTTGAAACACTTTCTGTTTAATCCATTGCCTGTCATAAGGCAAATATGCTTGAATACTGTGATCATAGCTGCAAGCAAGAAATAAACAATAAAACCTGTTATCTTGCCAATGGAATAACAAGAAGATTGCATGCAATAAATGGACTCGGCAAAACCATTGGTTGCAGCCTATTCAGCTTCTCATAGGATACAACCACATGGTTCCACCAGATCAAACAGCCCAGAGTCCAGACCCCCACAAACTGACGACTAAATCCTAGACAACCTCTCCCATTCAAGTGTAACTGCACTCATGTTTCAATACATGGTGATTGGATCTTTCTTAGTATCTAAAGAAAATACAGATTGTCCATCAGCCACATCCATTTCCTTGAGCCTTGAATAGTTTCTATTTTGAGTCCATGAGTCACCGACTCACTGTAGAAAGTTGCATGCAATAAATGGACTTGGAAAACCCATTGATTGCAGCCTATAACCTATTCGGTTTCTCATAGGATACATGGGAACTACATGGTTCCACCTGATCAAATAGCCCAGAGTCCAGATCCCTACAAACCAACGTCTAAATGCTAGACACCATCTCCCATTCATGTATAACCGCACTCGTGTTTCAATACATGGTGATTGAATCTTTCTCGGTATCTAAAGAAAATACGATTGTCCATCAGCCACATTCATTTCCCTGAGCCTTGGGTAGTCCAAGGGCAATTCTATTGTTATAAGTTAATGAAATTCATTTGAAAAAACATTTGAGTTTCAGCAGAAAAGGCAACTTTTCTACGGTGACTCATGGACTCAAAATACATACTTATTCCTCAGGGTTCAGGTTCTACAATGAAAAATCATGCCTTTAATAGACAGTTTTTAAGACACTTGATCAACACATGACTGAGTAAACATGAAATATTACATAAGATAGATGATAATGTTCAAAGAGAAAAGGGTGTACGAAAAAAAAAGATTGAAAGACATACACAAGGGCACTCATATCTGCAAGGCCATCAATAAAATTGTAAAGATCAGCAATGTCATATGTGATGTTTCTTGTTGCTGGATTTAGCTCCTTAAGTTTCCTTTCATATAGTCCACATATACCTTCACACGTCAAATATTATAAAACTCTAAAGCTTGTCCAATCATTTGGAACCAGTAATTCGAAAAACACATGCATAATTAAATCTAAGGATTACTTCAAACATATGCATAATCTCCAAAAGGAACAGTCCACTCCCTGTACTAGAATCTGTTTTCAAGAACAACCTAATGAATTATGAACTTAAAAATCATAGCAGCAGTCATCCAAAACAAACATTTAAGACAACAAATACACCGTCAATTTTGACACAAACCCGATTAATCCAAACCAGAACCAAATCCAATCCGATTTGATCATAAAAAGTTAATAACCCAAAGCTGTCCAACCTAAACTTGAATTAATCAAACCCAAAACTAATCCAAATCTGAAACCAAATCACCCGACCCTCAAACCCAAATCAGCCTGAACATGAAATGACCAAACATAAAATTTGAGTTTGACCATATCCTGATTGATCCAGTCCAAAACCAACCCAGCCCGTGCAATTGATAGCTCTAATAACAAACAACAAAAAGCAAGACACTGTAAGCAAAAATAAACGAAAAGATACCATCCATGGCTTGAGTTACGGAAGAGTAATCCATAAATGTTCTCGTTGATCTGTTCTGTGAAGTTT harbors:
- the LOC108484244 gene encoding enhancer of rudimentary homolog codes for the protein MANKHTIVLMQTSQNRSTRTFMDYSSVTQAMDGICGLYERKLKELNPATRNITYDIADLYNFIDGLADMSALVYDHSIQAYLPYDRQWIKQKVFQHLKKLAH